The genomic region ATCTGCACCATCATTGTGAAGAACGAATCATTCATTGTGACCTCAAGCCAAGCAATATTCTACTTGATGAGGAAATGGTTGGTCATATAAGTGACTTCGGCTTAGTAAAAATCCTTTCTACGGACAGACTGAACTATTCTGCTAATAAATCAAGCTCCCTTGGATTAAGAGGAACTATTGGTTTTGCCGCGCCaggtaattttaattaattaatttcttcgATCATTTAACAGCAAAGCATACAATCTAAAAACACTTTTTCGTATATTGAGAGGGTTTCCTTTTGTAGTTATTTCTATATGTAAtttgtgattaattaattgcaGAATATGGTATTGGTGTAAAATTGTTCACAATGTAAAATTGTTCACATTACTATATCAAATtcttacaaactatttatagattatAGTTAACCctttaaagcaaaaaaaaaaaactgaaaatattaaaatctaataatagCCATAAACCAAtgactcttgacctttcattctcctaaataaaaaaactactaatttaaacccattaaaaatataactcttgacctttcatttAACATTACTCTTgacttttcatttaagtttatttaacaaAACTCCCCTGTAAACTTAAATGCTTTTGCCATCCTTCATGCCGATTAATTTCTTGTAGTTGTCGAAGAGTACCATCGGTAGCGATTTTGTGAAGATATCCACGACTTGGTCTCGACTTGCCACATGCACTAATTTCACAGTTCCTTCCTTTACATGATCTCGGATGAAATGGAAACGAGTGTCAATGTGTTTGCTTCTCTCATGATTCAGTGGGTTCTTTGCCAACTCAATCGCTGATTTATTGTCAACTCGTATCTCAGTTGCACCGAGTTGTTGTTTCTCTAACTCGCCCAACAAATTTCTGAGCCATGTAGCATGACACACACACAAGGATGCTGCCACATATTCAGCTTCACATGTCGAAAGTGTCACGATTGGTTGCTTCTTTGAAAGCCAAGTAAACGTTGTGTTACCCATAAAGAACACATATCCCGATGTACTTTTCTGATCGTCTAAGTCTTCGCACCAATCACTGTCGGAATACCCAATCAACTTGTAATCTTCCATATTTGAATAGAATAACCCGAGTGACACCGTTCCTTGAATGTACCGTAGGATTCGCTTCAACGCCTTCCAATGTGAATAAATTGGCTCCTCCATGAGCCGACTTACAATGCCAACACTTAGCGAAATGTCAGGCCTGTGCAAGTGAGATAGCGAAGGCTTTCCACCAAACTCCGGTATTTTCTCGCGTCGACTCGTTCTCCTCCATCGAATTTCAAGAGTTTTACACCTGGTTACATTGGTGTTGATACCGGGTTGCAATGTGCCATCTTATACTTCTTCAAAATTTCGTTTGCATATGCCTCCTGTGACACAAAAATACCTGTCTCTTCTTGTCTAACCTCTAAACCAAGGAAATACTTCATTAAACCCAAATCTGTCATCTCGAATTCCTGTGTCATTTTGCTCTTAAAATCTAGTATCATCTCACCATTGTTCCCCATAAAAATG from Gossypium raimondii isolate GPD5lz chromosome 1, ASM2569854v1, whole genome shotgun sequence harbors:
- the LOC128035053 gene encoding receptor kinase-like protein Xa21, which translates into the protein MVYEFMENGSLEDWLHPLIGMNKPETARSLNFFRRVSVAIHVAHALEYLHHHCEERIIHCDLKPSNILLDEEMVGHISDFGLVKILSTDRLNYSANKSSSLGLRGTIGFAAPEYGIGVKLFTM